In one window of Rathayibacter caricis DSM 15933 DNA:
- a CDS encoding response regulator transcription factor, producing MSSAPVIRVALAEDSVLLREGLVRLFEDAGFAVAGAFGDAEGLVALLEREPAAVDVAVLDVRMPPTFRDEGVRAALRIRAAHPSVAVLLLSQYVEVTYAHELLGSGEGGMGYLLKDRVASVDELRDAVERVAAGGTVLDPQVVASLLQRQRDPLASLTPREREVLEAMAEGRTNAGIAASLFIGVGAVEKNVTAIFQKLGLEDSGSDHRRVLAVLTWLRSAR from the coding sequence GTGAGCTCCGCACCCGTGATCCGCGTCGCCCTCGCCGAGGACTCGGTACTCCTCCGGGAGGGTCTCGTCCGACTGTTCGAGGACGCGGGGTTCGCCGTGGCCGGAGCGTTCGGCGACGCCGAGGGACTCGTGGCCCTCCTCGAGCGCGAGCCCGCGGCGGTCGACGTCGCCGTGCTCGACGTCCGCATGCCGCCGACCTTCCGTGACGAGGGGGTGCGTGCGGCCCTCCGGATCCGCGCCGCGCACCCGTCCGTCGCGGTCCTCCTGCTGAGCCAGTACGTCGAGGTGACCTACGCGCACGAGCTGCTCGGATCCGGTGAGGGCGGGATGGGCTACCTCCTGAAGGACCGGGTCGCCTCCGTCGACGAGTTGCGTGACGCGGTCGAGAGGGTGGCGGCCGGAGGGACCGTGCTCGACCCGCAGGTCGTGGCGTCGCTCCTGCAGCGCCAGCGCGATCCGCTCGCCTCGCTGACCCCGCGGGAGCGGGAGGTGCTCGAGGCGATGGCGGAGGGGCGCACGAACGCGGGCATCGCGGCGTCGCTCTTCATCGGGGTCGGCGCGGTCGAGAAGAACGTGACCGCGATCTTCCAGAAGCTCGGTCTCGAGGACTCGGGATCGGACCACCGGCGCGTCCTCGCCGTGCTCACCTGGCTGCGCTCGGCCCGCTGA
- a CDS encoding Dps family protein has translation MSTASVTSLTSSNPDVASGVAQFLSPVVVEMTALAVNGKQAHWHVRGANFIGVHELLDTIVAHSIEWADLAAERVVALGLPVDARIQTVASATRTQPLTPGFQRSENAIVEIITQMDVAIATVNTAIAELAEIDASSQDVAIEIGRGLEKDRWFLFAHVSES, from the coding sequence ATGTCCACTGCATCCGTCACGTCGCTCACCTCGTCGAACCCGGATGTCGCATCCGGAGTCGCTCAGTTCCTCAGCCCCGTCGTCGTCGAGATGACCGCGCTGGCCGTCAACGGCAAGCAGGCGCACTGGCACGTGCGCGGCGCCAACTTCATCGGCGTGCACGAGCTCCTCGACACGATCGTCGCGCACTCGATCGAGTGGGCCGACCTCGCCGCCGAGCGCGTCGTCGCCCTCGGCCTCCCCGTCGACGCCCGCATCCAGACCGTCGCCTCGGCGACGCGGACCCAGCCCCTCACCCCCGGGTTCCAGCGCTCCGAGAACGCCATCGTCGAGATCATCACCCAGATGGACGTCGCGATCGCCACGGTGAACACCGCGATCGCCGAGCTCGCCGAGATCGACGCCAGCAGCCAGGACGTCGCCATCGAGATCGGCCGCGGCCTCGAGAAGGACCGCTGGTTCCTCTTCGCGCACGTCAGCGAGAGCTGA
- a CDS encoding sensor histidine kinase has translation MSAASSPLAEATRAYLRLWRGVPREALALVVAVPFAVVGATTVGLALVAALGLIGVLIGVVLVPVALIVARFFARGTRWLDLLAGRPDIPEPRARRAPAGTAPATFALYGPVIDGHYWLALLHTLIVAPLLSTVLGAVLVLWLWAGAGTLVTALDGTGGGSATAARWVADRVSSLLGVPEPPEILVVLAAVAVLVLFVSTLPFATRGLTLARYLVDRLLLGPWSSEALQREVEELSASRGAAVAAEDRELRRLERDIHDGPQQRLLRVQMDLASAERRIGADPEGATALIAQAREHVGAALDELRALSRGVAPPILQDRGFEAAVHSIAALSPVPVDVVVDHPIRGVPPEVERSVYFVVAELLANASKHARARRVRVHLDVRDPGPSGESWLDVWVIDDGVGGAAAIPGHGLEGVEGRLRGLRGVLRLDSPAGGPTTVGVHVPFRPLPADAPALG, from the coding sequence ATGAGCGCTGCGTCGTCACCGCTGGCCGAGGCGACCCGCGCCTACCTCCGCCTCTGGCGCGGGGTGCCGCGTGAGGCGCTCGCGCTGGTCGTCGCGGTGCCGTTCGCGGTCGTCGGGGCGACGACGGTCGGCCTCGCGCTCGTCGCCGCGCTCGGGCTCATCGGGGTGCTGATCGGGGTCGTCCTGGTCCCGGTCGCCCTGATCGTCGCGCGCTTCTTCGCGCGCGGCACCCGGTGGCTCGACCTGCTCGCCGGTCGCCCGGACATCCCCGAGCCCCGAGCGCGCCGGGCGCCCGCCGGTACGGCCCCCGCCACCTTCGCGCTCTACGGTCCCGTGATCGACGGCCACTACTGGCTGGCTCTGCTGCACACGCTGATCGTGGCTCCGCTGCTCTCGACGGTCCTCGGGGCCGTGCTGGTGCTGTGGCTCTGGGCGGGGGCGGGGACCCTCGTGACGGCGCTCGACGGCACGGGAGGCGGCTCAGCGACCGCCGCCCGCTGGGTGGCCGACCGCGTGAGCTCGCTGCTCGGCGTGCCCGAGCCGCCGGAGATCCTCGTCGTCCTGGCCGCAGTCGCCGTCTTGGTGCTGTTCGTCTCGACCCTGCCGTTCGCGACGCGCGGCCTCACCCTCGCCCGCTACCTGGTCGACAGGCTGCTGCTGGGCCCGTGGAGCTCGGAGGCGCTGCAGCGCGAGGTCGAGGAGTTGAGCGCCTCTCGCGGAGCCGCCGTCGCCGCCGAGGACCGCGAGCTGCGCCGGCTGGAGCGGGACATCCACGACGGACCGCAGCAGCGGCTCCTCCGGGTGCAGATGGACCTCGCGTCGGCGGAACGCCGTATCGGCGCGGATCCGGAGGGAGCGACGGCCCTGATCGCGCAGGCCCGCGAGCACGTCGGCGCGGCGCTGGACGAGCTGCGCGCCCTGTCGCGCGGCGTCGCCCCGCCGATCCTGCAGGACCGCGGGTTCGAGGCGGCCGTGCACTCGATCGCCGCGCTGAGCCCCGTTCCGGTGGACGTCGTCGTCGACCATCCGATCCGGGGGGTGCCGCCGGAGGTCGAGCGGAGCGTCTACTTCGTCGTAGCGGAGCTGCTCGCGAACGCGTCGAAGCACGCGAGGGCCCGGCGCGTCCGGGTCCACCTCGACGTGCGCGATCCGGGCCCGTCCGGGGAGAGCTGGCTCGACGTCTGGGTGATCGACGACGGAGTCGGCGGGGCGGCCGCGATCCCCGGCCACGGACTCGAGGGGGTCGAGGGGAGGCTCCGAGGTCTCCGCGGCGTCCTCCGCCTGGACTCGCCCGCGGGAGGACCGACGACCGTCGGCGTCCACGTGCCGTTCCGCCCGCTCCCCGCCGATGCCCCCGCTCTAGGCTGA
- a CDS encoding disulfide bond formation protein DsbA, giving the protein MTSVDFWFDPSCPWAWMTSRFVDEVTPARDLDVTWRIMSLAVLNEDKDVDESYRSFLPRALRYTRLVAAVGEREGREKIKPLYDALGTRIHVGGRTDVDAVIAESLAEIGVPAELAAYADSEEYDAPMRASHFEGIDRVGQDVGTPVIAIGDVAFFGPVLSPTPRGEQALTLWDGIVAAASYDGFFELKRSRTRDPQFD; this is encoded by the coding sequence ATGACCTCCGTGGATTTCTGGTTCGACCCCTCCTGCCCCTGGGCCTGGATGACCTCCCGCTTCGTCGACGAGGTGACGCCCGCCCGCGACCTCGACGTCACCTGGCGCATCATGAGCCTCGCCGTCCTCAACGAGGACAAGGACGTCGACGAGTCCTACCGCAGCTTCCTGCCGCGGGCGCTGCGCTACACGCGCCTCGTCGCGGCCGTCGGCGAGCGCGAGGGCCGCGAGAAGATCAAGCCGCTCTACGACGCTCTCGGCACCCGGATCCACGTCGGAGGCCGCACGGACGTCGACGCGGTCATCGCCGAGTCGCTCGCCGAGATCGGAGTCCCGGCCGAGCTGGCCGCCTACGCCGACTCGGAGGAGTACGACGCCCCGATGCGCGCCTCGCACTTCGAGGGGATCGACCGCGTCGGCCAGGACGTCGGCACCCCCGTCATCGCGATCGGCGACGTCGCCTTCTTCGGCCCCGTCCTCTCGCCCACTCCGCGCGGCGAGCAGGCGCTGACCCTGTGGGACGGCATCGTCGCCGCCGCCTCGTACGACGGATTCTTCGAGCTCAAGCGCTCGCGGACCCGCGACCCGCAGTTCGACTGA
- a CDS encoding gamma carbonic anhydrase family protein — translation MSNDQQGPRLLGLGEGRSPRLARTAWAAPGAVLVGDVAVEEHASVWYGAVLRAESASIRLGEGSNLQDGVIVHVDAGFGATIGAGVSVGHNAVLHGCTLEDDVLVGMNATVLNGAVIGTGSLVAAGAVVLESTVVPPGSLVAGVPAKVRRELTEEERAGIRRNAESYRALTELHRGASDATA, via the coding sequence ATGTCGAACGATCAGCAGGGGCCGCGCCTCCTCGGGCTCGGCGAGGGGCGATCGCCCCGCCTCGCCCGCACCGCCTGGGCGGCGCCCGGCGCCGTCCTCGTCGGCGACGTCGCCGTGGAGGAGCACGCGAGCGTCTGGTACGGGGCGGTGCTGCGGGCCGAGAGCGCGTCGATCCGACTCGGCGAGGGCAGCAACTTGCAGGACGGCGTGATCGTGCACGTCGACGCCGGGTTCGGTGCGACGATCGGCGCCGGGGTCTCGGTCGGGCACAACGCCGTGCTGCACGGCTGCACGCTCGAGGACGACGTGCTGGTCGGGATGAACGCGACAGTACTGAACGGCGCCGTCATCGGGACCGGCTCCCTCGTGGCGGCGGGTGCCGTGGTGCTGGAGAGCACCGTCGTCCCGCCCGGGTCGCTCGTGGCCGGAGTGCCGGCGAAGGTGCGTCGCGAGTTGACGGAGGAGGAGCGCGCCGGCATCCGCAGGAACGCCGAGTCGTACCGGGCGCTGACCGAGCTGCACCGGGGAGCGTCGGACGCGACGGCCTGA
- a CDS encoding ribose-5-phosphate isomerase: MRIHIATDHAGLDFSRHLIEHLGAAGHEVVDHGPTSYDPLDDYPSFCINAAAAVVRDQEAGVQALGVVFGGSGNGEQIAANKVAGVRAALVWNLSTAVLARQHNDANVISIGARQHTVDEATGFIDAFVAEPFTFEERHVRRIAQLAEYEATGDIAGRAVDSTAKSR, translated from the coding sequence GTGCGCATCCACATCGCAACGGACCACGCCGGGCTGGACTTCAGCCGGCACCTGATCGAGCACCTCGGTGCGGCGGGCCACGAGGTCGTCGACCACGGTCCGACCTCCTACGACCCGCTCGACGACTACCCGTCGTTCTGCATCAACGCGGCAGCGGCGGTCGTGCGCGACCAGGAGGCCGGCGTGCAGGCGCTAGGAGTCGTCTTCGGCGGCTCCGGGAACGGCGAGCAGATCGCGGCGAACAAGGTGGCGGGCGTCCGCGCCGCCCTGGTCTGGAACCTCAGCACCGCGGTCCTCGCCCGCCAGCACAACGACGCCAACGTGATCTCGATCGGCGCCCGCCAGCACACGGTCGACGAGGCGACGGGTTTCATCGACGCGTTCGTCGCCGAGCCCTTCACGTTCGAGGAGCGGCACGTGCGCCGCATCGCGCAGCTCGCCGAGTACGAGGCCACCGGCGACATCGCCGGCCGAGCCGTCGACTCGACCGCGAAGAGCCGCTAG
- a CDS encoding Fpg/Nei family DNA glycosylase: MPEGHSVHRIALQFERDVVGHAVAVSSPQGRFAEGAAVLGGRTVLESTAVGKHLLLRFEGDLFLHVHLGLYGAWDFLGHVSPLFPDGKAGSSIGAPRRRRAVRLSETEHETDSDLDEFPPPPIGAVRVRLQTEETVADLRGPTACEVMDPSQVEALLARLGPDPAADDSDAARERFVTRLRKTATPVGLVLMDQSVVSGIGNIYRAELLYRAALDPHTPGKQVPLELANELWADWALLLEDGIRTGMMITRRGLTAAERSKAVRSRAERNYVYKREGLPCRVCGTNVLLEEIGARKLYWCPVCQS; this comes from the coding sequence GTGCCGGAGGGGCACTCCGTCCACCGCATCGCGCTGCAGTTCGAGCGCGACGTGGTCGGGCACGCGGTGGCCGTCAGCAGTCCGCAGGGACGGTTCGCGGAGGGCGCCGCGGTGCTCGGCGGGCGGACCGTCCTCGAGTCGACCGCGGTCGGCAAGCACCTGCTGCTGCGCTTCGAGGGCGATCTGTTCCTGCACGTGCATCTCGGCCTCTACGGGGCGTGGGACTTCCTCGGGCACGTCTCTCCGCTCTTCCCCGACGGGAAGGCGGGCAGCAGCATCGGCGCCCCGCGGCGGCGGCGCGCGGTCCGGCTCTCCGAGACGGAGCACGAGACCGACAGCGACCTCGACGAGTTCCCGCCCCCGCCGATCGGCGCCGTGCGCGTGCGCCTGCAGACGGAGGAGACGGTCGCCGACCTGCGCGGACCGACGGCGTGCGAGGTGATGGACCCGTCGCAGGTCGAGGCCCTGCTGGCGCGGCTCGGCCCCGATCCGGCCGCCGACGACTCCGATGCCGCGCGCGAGCGCTTCGTGACGCGGCTGCGCAAGACGGCCACTCCGGTCGGACTGGTGCTGATGGACCAGTCGGTCGTCAGCGGCATCGGCAACATCTACCGGGCCGAGCTGCTCTACCGCGCGGCGCTGGACCCGCACACGCCCGGCAAGCAGGTGCCGCTCGAGCTCGCGAACGAGCTGTGGGCCGACTGGGCGCTCCTGCTCGAGGACGGCATCCGCACCGGCATGATGATCACCCGGCGCGGGCTGACCGCCGCCGAGCGGTCGAAGGCCGTCCGCAGCCGCGCCGAGCGCAACTACGTCTACAAGCGCGAGGGCCTGCCCTGCCGCGTCTGCGGCACGAACGTCCTCCTCGAGGAGATCGGCGCGCGCAAGCTCTACTGGTGCCCGGTGTGCCAGTCGTGA
- a CDS encoding amidohydrolase, giving the protein MSGSLLLRGARLLGADAPVDVVVRDGVIDSVGAAAGPVDHVRDLDGRWLLPGLWDEHVHFSQWAMTAPRLDVSSAVSAAEVVAAVRDRLAVSPAGATTTLVGFGYRDGLWPEPPTTGQLDAVAPERPVVLVGGDLHSVWLNSAALRRYSVPWTDDLLREDPCFELVTALGAMTDDELDLLVDTAARQAAARGVVGVVDLEMRWNVGDWTRRVAHGTRSLRVDTGVYRDDLDRAIREGLRSGDELAGGEGLLRMGPLKVLIDGSLNTRTAFCEHPYEGAGAGRGVLTVDPVELDELLARAAAAGIRSTVHAIGDAAATVALDALARVGGGRIEHAQLLSDADIPRFAGLGVVAGVQPEHALDDRDVADRYWAGRTGRAFALRSLIDSGATVVLGSDAPVAPLDPWVAMAAAVARARPGDEPWHPEQRLDAREAITASTRSRRLRPMAGDPADLVVVERDPLTAAPDRLRTMPVALTFLAGRVTHEA; this is encoded by the coding sequence ATGAGCGGATCGCTGCTGCTGCGCGGCGCGCGGCTGCTGGGCGCCGATGCTCCGGTCGACGTGGTGGTGCGGGACGGGGTGATCGACTCCGTCGGCGCCGCGGCCGGACCGGTCGACCACGTCCGCGACCTCGACGGCCGGTGGCTGCTGCCCGGACTGTGGGACGAGCACGTGCACTTCTCGCAGTGGGCGATGACCGCTCCGCGCCTGGACGTCTCGTCGGCCGTCTCGGCTGCCGAGGTCGTGGCGGCGGTCCGCGACCGGCTCGCCGTCTCGCCCGCGGGAGCGACGACCACGCTCGTCGGCTTCGGCTACCGCGACGGCCTGTGGCCCGAGCCGCCGACCACCGGGCAGCTCGACGCCGTCGCGCCCGAGCGGCCCGTGGTGCTCGTCGGCGGCGACCTGCACTCCGTCTGGCTCAACTCCGCGGCGCTCCGGCGCTACTCCGTGCCGTGGACGGACGATCTCCTGCGCGAGGACCCGTGCTTCGAGCTCGTCACGGCGCTCGGCGCCATGACCGACGACGAGCTCGACCTGCTCGTCGACACGGCGGCCCGGCAGGCGGCCGCGCGCGGGGTCGTCGGAGTCGTCGATCTCGAGATGCGCTGGAACGTCGGCGACTGGACCCGCCGCGTCGCTCACGGCACGCGGTCCCTCCGGGTGGACACCGGGGTGTACCGGGACGACCTGGACCGCGCGATCCGCGAGGGGCTGCGCAGCGGGGACGAGCTCGCCGGGGGAGAGGGCCTGCTCCGGATGGGCCCGCTCAAGGTGCTGATCGACGGCTCCCTGAATACGCGGACGGCCTTCTGCGAGCACCCGTACGAGGGTGCCGGCGCGGGGCGCGGGGTCCTCACCGTCGATCCGGTCGAGCTCGACGAGCTGCTCGCCCGCGCGGCGGCGGCCGGGATCCGGTCGACCGTGCACGCCATCGGCGACGCGGCCGCCACGGTCGCGCTCGACGCCCTCGCGCGGGTGGGCGGCGGCCGGATCGAGCACGCGCAGCTGCTCTCGGACGCCGACATCCCGCGGTTCGCCGGCCTGGGAGTCGTGGCCGGCGTGCAGCCCGAGCACGCTCTCGACGACCGCGACGTCGCCGACCGCTACTGGGCGGGACGGACCGGCCGCGCCTTCGCGCTCCGCTCGCTGATCGACTCCGGAGCGACGGTCGTGCTGGGATCGGACGCCCCCGTCGCGCCGCTGGACCCGTGGGTCGCGATGGCGGCGGCCGTGGCCCGGGCGCGCCCCGGCGATGAGCCCTGGCACCCCGAGCAGCGCCTCGATGCTCGGGAGGCGATCACCGCCTCGACGAGGTCGCGACGGCTGCGGCCGATGGCGGGCGACCCCGCCGACCTCGTCGTGGTCGAGCGCGACCCGCTCACCGCTGCTCCGGACCGGCTGCGGACCATGCCCGTGGCGCTGACGTTCCTCGCGGGCCGCGTCACCCACGAGGCCTGA